CGGGGTAGCGGTTGCTATTTCTGTGGGTGGACCAGGAGCCACTTTCTGGTTAATTGTTGTGGGCCTATTAAGCATGGCTTCCAAATTCACCGAATGTACCCTTGGGGTAAAATACCGTGATATTGGCGAAGATGGTGTAGTAGAAGGTGGTCCGATGCGCTATCTACGTAAAGGCCTTGCCAACAAAGGAATGGCTGGCCTTGGTAAAACTTTAGCGGTGGTATTTGCCGTACTGGCCATCGGCGCAAGCTTTGGTGGTGGAAATATGTTCCAGGCCAATCAAGCCTTTGAAATCCTCTCCGGAGAATTTGCTTTCATGGAAGGGAAAGGCAGCATCTTCGGATTTGTTTTAGCCATTTTAGTGGGCGCCGTAATTTTAGGTGGTATTAAATCTATTGCCAAGGTTACCGAGAAGATCGTACCCTTTATGGCTGGTCTATATATCATTGCAGCCTTAGTGATCATCTTCCGTAATTTCGGGAATATTGGTGAGGCCTTCGCCTTGATTATTGATGGTGCCTTTAAGCCCTCTGCCATGCTGGGTGGTTTTATTGGTGTAATGATTCAAGGGGTACGTCGTGCCGCCTTCTCTAATGAAGCTGGTGTAGGTAGTGCCGCAATTGCCCACTCCGCCGCCAAAACTAAACATGCCGTAAGCGAAGGTTTTGTGGCCCTTTTAGAGCCCTTTATCGACACCGTTGTGGTATGTACTCTTACTGCCTTAGTATTGATCTTCACCGGATATTATGACGATGGTGGTATGGGTGGAGCCCAATTAACTTCTCAAGCCTTTGGAAGCGTGATTTCTTGGTTCCCCTATGTTTTAGTAATCGCAATTTTCCTTTTTGCTTTCTCTACTATGATCAGCTGGAGTTATTACGGTTTACGCGCCTGGACTTTCCTTTTTGGTCGTAGCCAGATGACCGAGATTATCTACAAAGTAATCTTCTGTGTGTTCATCATTATCGGATCCAGCGTAAGCTTGGGAGCGGTACTCGACTTCTCGGATATGATGATTTTAGCCATGGCCTTCCCTAATATCATCGGCTTATTATTGCTGAGTGGCGAGGTGCGTGCTGAGCTAAAAGACTATTGGAGTAAAATCAAAAAAGGAGAAATTCTGAATACCAAATAAGCGGTCCAATATTCAGTTTAACTTTGCCGCCCAGAATTTGATTCATGGCGGAAGAGAAGAAAAAACGAAAGGGCATTAGTAAAGCAGCCCTTAAAAAATCATTTCGACTATATAAATACGTTAAGCCTTATCGTGGTGAGTTTGCGATTGGCTTAATATTCTTAGTGCTGAGTTCTGCTGCGAACCTTGCTTTCCCGAAGTATTTAGGTGATCTAGTAGACGCCACTAAATCCGAGGATATCTTCGAAAAGATTAATGAGATCATCCTCATCTTAGCCATCATTTTAGTGGCTCAAGCGGTGGTCTCCTTCTTTCGGGTATTGCTCTTTGTAAATGTAACCCAGAAGACCCTCGCTAATCTTCGCCAAGAAACATACCAGCATCTAATTCAGTTACCCATCAGCTTCTTTAACCGCAAAAGAGTGGGTGAATTAAATAGTCGTATTTCTTCAGACATCTCTTTACTACAGGAAACCTTTACCACTACCCTAGCCGAATTTATTCGTCAGATCATAGTGATCTTTGGTGGTATCACCATCCTCTTAGTGACTTCTCCGCAATTAACTTTCTTCATGTTAATGGTGGTGCCACTAGTAATTGTATTGGCGGTTTTCTTCGGCCGATTCATTCGCAGCTATGCTAAGAAAATGCAGAATGAAGTAGCAGATTCAAACACTATTGTAGAGGAAACTTTGCAAGGTATTTTTAATGTAAAGGCCTATGCCAATGAGTTCTTCGAAATTGCTCGTTATCGCAAGCGTACTGATGAAGTTGCCCGCCTGGGGATGAAAGGTGGTCTTTATCGCGGAGCCTTCAGTTCATTTATGGTACTAGGTATGTTTGGCGCCATGGTGGCAGTGATTTGGCAAGGGGTAAACCTGATGGCCAATAATGAACTGCAACCGGGCGAATTAATGAGCTTCCTCTTTTACACGGCCTTTATTGGTGGCTCAATCGGTGGTTTAGCCAGCGTTTATGCAAACCTGCAAAAGGCTATTGGAGCCACAGAGGCTCTTATGGATATTTTTGATGAGGGTAAAGAAGAATTACAAGCTAAAGAAGATCGTGAGCCTCTTCCGAATTTCAAAGGCGAATTTGAACTCAAAAACCTTAGCTTCAGCTATCCCAATCGTCCTGATACCAAGGTGCTGAATAATCTAAGCTTCGAGGTTAAAGCCGGTGAGCAAATTGCAGTGGTTGGTCCCAGTGGAGCAGGTAAATCTACTCTAGTTTCGATGATCCTCAATTTCTACCAGCCCGAAAGTGGTGAACTGCTTTTTGACGGACGTCCAGCTACCGACTACCAGCTTTCTGCCCTTCGCGATCATATGGCCGTTGTACCTCAAGATGTATTCCTCTTTGGAGGTAGTATTCGCGAGAACATTAGTTATGGCAAGCCAGGAGCCAGTGAGGAAGAAATTATTGAAGCCGCCCAAAAAGCCAATGCCTGGAGCTTTATTCAAGAATTTCCTGAAGGCCTCGATACTTTGGTAGGTGAACGTGGGGTGCAATTATCCGGCGGCCAACGCCAGAGAGTGGCCATTGCGCGTGCTATTTTAAAAGATCCTCGAATTCTGATTTTAGATGAAGCAACCTCCGCTCTGGATTCGGAAAGTGAACGCTTGGTGCAAGATGCCCTTGATCACCTAATGAAAGGACGTACTTCCTTGGTTATTGCGCATCGTTTAGCAACAGTGCGCGCTGCCGATCGTATTCTGGTTATGGATCATGGCGAATTAGTGGAAATGGGTACTCACGAAGAACTTATCCAAAAAGAGGATGGTATTTATCAAAA
The Croceimicrobium hydrocarbonivorans genome window above contains:
- a CDS encoding amino acid carrier protein; the encoded protein is MRKGLVLLLSLISLGAIAQGNLKIDNFEISNPSSEINDGRASVSVSGGMAPYHFKWSNQGTDTLSRTSNGLVEGMSHSLIITDAAGNSIEQDFKIPSESIAESLNGTMKPVVDGIATVIFWDPFYALGLYDNRVINDDGVLAKHPNGDVRTNSIPFIVIWLIFGAIFFTIRMGFVNFWGWRHSIKLVRGKYDEEDAPGEVTHFQALATAVSATVGLGNIAGVAVAISVGGPGATFWLIVVGLLSMASKFTECTLGVKYRDIGEDGVVEGGPMRYLRKGLANKGMAGLGKTLAVVFAVLAIGASFGGGNMFQANQAFEILSGEFAFMEGKGSIFGFVLAILVGAVILGGIKSIAKVTEKIVPFMAGLYIIAALVIIFRNFGNIGEAFALIIDGAFKPSAMLGGFIGVMIQGVRRAAFSNEAGVGSAAIAHSAAKTKHAVSEGFVALLEPFIDTVVVCTLTALVLIFTGYYDDGGMGGAQLTSQAFGSVISWFPYVLVIAIFLFAFSTMISWSYYGLRAWTFLFGRSQMTEIIYKVIFCVFIIIGSSVSLGAVLDFSDMMILAMAFPNIIGLLLLSGEVRAELKDYWSKIKKGEILNTK
- a CDS encoding ABC transporter ATP-binding protein; amino-acid sequence: MAEEKKKRKGISKAALKKSFRLYKYVKPYRGEFAIGLIFLVLSSAANLAFPKYLGDLVDATKSEDIFEKINEIILILAIILVAQAVVSFFRVLLFVNVTQKTLANLRQETYQHLIQLPISFFNRKRVGELNSRISSDISLLQETFTTTLAEFIRQIIVIFGGITILLVTSPQLTFFMLMVVPLVIVLAVFFGRFIRSYAKKMQNEVADSNTIVEETLQGIFNVKAYANEFFEIARYRKRTDEVARLGMKGGLYRGAFSSFMVLGMFGAMVAVIWQGVNLMANNELQPGELMSFLFYTAFIGGSIGGLASVYANLQKAIGATEALMDIFDEGKEELQAKEDREPLPNFKGEFELKNLSFSYPNRPDTKVLNNLSFEVKAGEQIAVVGPSGAGKSTLVSMILNFYQPESGELLFDGRPATDYQLSALRDHMAVVPQDVFLFGGSIRENISYGKPGASEEEIIEAAQKANAWSFIQEFPEGLDTLVGERGVQLSGGQRQRVAIARAILKDPRILILDEATSALDSESERLVQDALDHLMKGRTSLVIAHRLATVRAADRILVMDHGELVEMGTHEELIQKEDGIYQNLSQLQFNT